A window of the Microbacterium sp. LWH13-1.2 genome harbors these coding sequences:
- a CDS encoding methylated-DNA--[protein]-cysteine S-methyltransferase, with product MNAIIQTIDTPDGPFTILADSRQRVLSSGWTSDQEAIVGRLSAAARPTEVSEGETDAAAAVRAFYEGDLSAIDAVAVTQTGTPLQLAGWSALRAIEPGEPLTYTSFAARLGNPRAVRAAASICARNAPALFVPCHRVLRSDGTLGGFAWGLEVKASLLAREAGVR from the coding sequence ATGAACGCCATCATCCAGACCATCGATACTCCCGACGGCCCCTTCACGATCCTCGCCGATAGCCGGCAGCGCGTGCTCTCCTCCGGGTGGACCAGCGACCAGGAAGCGATCGTCGGGCGTCTCTCGGCCGCCGCGCGCCCGACGGAGGTCAGCGAGGGCGAGACTGATGCGGCAGCCGCAGTGCGCGCCTTCTACGAGGGAGACCTGTCGGCGATCGACGCGGTCGCGGTCACGCAGACGGGCACGCCTCTGCAGCTCGCCGGATGGTCGGCGCTGCGTGCGATCGAGCCGGGGGAGCCGTTGACCTACACCTCGTTCGCAGCGCGCCTCGGCAACCCCCGTGCGGTGCGGGCGGCTGCCTCGATCTGCGCCCGCAACGCGCCCGCGCTGTTCGTGCCGTGCCACCGGGTGCTGCGATCCGACGGAACTCTCGGCGGCTTCGCCTGGGGCCTCGAGGTCAAGGCGAGTCTGCTGGCGCGAGAAGCAGGAGTTCGCTGA
- a CDS encoding ABC transporter ATP-binding protein, producing the protein MSSSPSSQNASPSSTLSTPAALWRLKPFVKPVIWRLAGGAASALVAAIIALMIPIVLEQIIRGPVQTGSISAIAWGALAVFGLALGEALMVWLRRQFVLNPATQVEYKMRTELYSRLQTLPVSFHDRWQSGQLLSRMMQDIGLIRRWLAFGLVLLVVNILTIVIGSVLLFRWHWLLGVIFIVTAIPLWIRGYLFEKRYGALTRRSQDQAGDLATSVEESVHGIRVLKAFGRGKHALSRFSRQAETLRETEMSKAGAIASIWFWLDLMPQIAFGLSLMSGIWLISQGEIDQAQLFAFFAMAVVLRWPIESIGFLFSFMLDARTATDRVFDIYSETNSITDPENPVHIAEPRGELAFEGAHFRYQDAGAHERDLLDGIDLVLRPGETMALVGLTGSGKTTLTTLPTRLYDVTGGGVTLDGVDVRDLPLAELRQHIAMAFEDATLFSATVRENVLLGRADLDVHSDEAERVLREALDVAQAAFVDSLPDGVETIIGEEGLSLSGGQRQRLALARAVAANPKVLVLDDPLSALDVDTEALVEEALRHVLADTTAMIVAHRPSTVALADRVALLEAGRVTAVGTHTELLKTSRHYRHVISSLEAEEAARTGAIPIIREEDDEIDEVEAVVRQGIREESADEDIITEKEVQR; encoded by the coding sequence ATGTCTTCCTCGCCTTCATCGCAGAACGCCTCACCGTCCTCCACGCTCTCCACACCCGCGGCACTCTGGCGCCTGAAGCCCTTCGTTAAGCCGGTCATCTGGCGGCTCGCCGGTGGCGCCGCGAGCGCTCTCGTCGCCGCGATCATCGCCCTGATGATCCCGATCGTGCTCGAGCAGATCATCCGGGGCCCCGTGCAGACCGGCTCGATCAGCGCCATCGCCTGGGGCGCCCTCGCCGTCTTCGGCCTCGCCCTCGGTGAAGCCCTGATGGTGTGGCTGCGTCGTCAGTTCGTGCTCAACCCTGCGACGCAGGTCGAGTACAAGATGCGCACCGAGCTGTACTCGCGCCTGCAGACCCTCCCGGTCTCGTTCCACGACCGCTGGCAGTCGGGTCAGCTGCTGAGCCGCATGATGCAGGACATCGGCCTCATCCGCCGGTGGCTGGCGTTCGGGCTCGTGCTGCTGGTCGTCAACATCCTCACGATCGTGATCGGCTCGGTGCTGCTGTTCCGCTGGCACTGGCTGCTGGGTGTCATCTTCATCGTGACCGCGATCCCGCTGTGGATCCGCGGATACCTGTTCGAGAAGCGCTACGGCGCGCTCACCCGTCGCAGCCAGGACCAGGCCGGCGACCTCGCGACCAGCGTCGAGGAGAGCGTTCACGGCATCCGCGTGCTCAAGGCGTTCGGTCGCGGCAAGCACGCGCTCAGTCGCTTCAGCCGCCAGGCCGAGACGCTGCGAGAGACCGAGATGAGCAAGGCCGGCGCGATCGCGTCGATCTGGTTCTGGCTCGACCTCATGCCGCAGATCGCCTTCGGCCTCAGCCTGATGTCGGGCATCTGGCTGATCTCGCAGGGCGAGATCGATCAGGCGCAGCTGTTCGCGTTCTTCGCGATGGCGGTCGTGCTGCGGTGGCCGATCGAGTCGATCGGATTCCTCTTCTCGTTCATGCTCGACGCGCGCACGGCGACCGACCGCGTGTTCGACATCTACTCGGAGACGAACTCGATCACCGACCCCGAGAACCCCGTGCACATCGCGGAGCCCCGTGGCGAGCTCGCGTTCGAGGGAGCGCACTTCCGCTACCAGGATGCGGGAGCGCACGAACGCGACCTGCTCGACGGCATCGACCTGGTGCTGCGCCCCGGCGAGACCATGGCGCTCGTCGGCCTCACCGGCAGCGGCAAGACCACGCTGACCACTCTGCCCACGCGTCTGTACGACGTCACCGGCGGCGGCGTCACGCTCGACGGCGTCGACGTGCGCGACCTGCCGCTCGCCGAGCTGCGTCAGCACATCGCCATGGCCTTCGAGGACGCGACGCTGTTCTCGGCGACCGTGCGCGAGAACGTGCTGCTCGGACGGGCCGACCTCGACGTGCACAGCGACGAGGCCGAGCGCGTGCTCCGCGAAGCCCTCGACGTCGCCCAGGCGGCGTTCGTGGACTCGCTCCCCGACGGCGTCGAGACGATCATCGGTGAAGAAGGACTCAGCCTCTCCGGCGGTCAGCGTCAGCGTCTGGCGCTCGCGCGCGCCGTCGCGGCGAACCCCAAGGTGCTCGTTCTCGACGACCCGCTGTCGGCGCTCGACGTCGACACCGAGGCGCTCGTCGAAGAGGCGCTGCGTCACGTCCTGGCCGACACCACGGCCATGATCGTGGCACACCGCCCGTCGACCGTGGCTCTCGCCGACCGCGTAGCGCTGCTCGAAGCGGGCCGCGTCACCGCAGTCGGCACCCATACCGAGCTGCTCAAGACGAGCCGCCACTACCGGCACGTCATCTCGAGCCTCGAGGCCGAGGAGGCCGCACGTACCGGCGCGATCCCGATCATCCGCGAGGAGGACGACGAGATCGACGAGGTCGAGGCCGTAGTGCGACAGGGGATCCGCGAGGAATCCGCCGACGAAGACATCATCACCGAGAAGGAGGTGCAGCGATGA
- a CDS encoding ABC transporter ATP-binding protein: MSSAITGTQDEDRSRYTKEESRAIRRRSLHLLGSLVQPLKPRIALAAVVLVISTALQVAGPILISIGLDRALPAVLERADWMPTFMIGGVYLLAGAVAAAMIAWYVIIAAKLTQAVLLDLRKRIFLHTQRLSLEFHESYTSGRIISRQTSDLDSIKELLDGGLNELVSGVLFGLFTFIALCVWDWQSGLILAIGGVPLFFLMRWFYSRSQLVYRESRVISAKVIVQFVETMTGIRAVKAFRKEPRNDAAFEKIAGEYRDVNRRSMLLFGTFEPGLMGVAALVLGIVVMWGGIRVSEGALTVGVLLSAVLYVRNFFAPMQEIAMFLNSYQSATAALEKVSGVLEEVPTVPDPEKPVDLWESRGHIEFDEVTFGYNGEKTILPNFSLDIPAGQTIALVGTTGAGKSTLAKLISRFYDPSIGKVTLDGVDLRNLHPKDLRRAIVMVTQEAYLFSGTVADNIALGKPDASLDEIRAAARAVGADEFISSLPDGYGTDVNKRGGRVSAGQRQLISFARAFLADPAVLILDEATASLDIPSERLIQDALQTLLKDRTAIIIAHRLSTVAIADRVLVMEHGKIIEDDTPEALISGTGKFAQLHAAWQQTLV; the protein is encoded by the coding sequence ATGAGCTCCGCCATCACCGGAACGCAGGACGAAGACCGCTCCCGCTACACCAAGGAGGAGAGCAGGGCGATCCGTCGCCGGTCGCTGCACCTTCTGGGCTCGCTCGTCCAGCCGCTGAAGCCGAGGATCGCACTCGCCGCGGTCGTGCTGGTGATCTCGACCGCCCTGCAGGTGGCGGGGCCCATCCTGATCAGCATCGGCCTCGACCGTGCGCTGCCCGCCGTGCTCGAGCGCGCCGACTGGATGCCGACCTTCATGATCGGCGGCGTCTACCTGCTCGCGGGTGCCGTCGCCGCGGCGATGATCGCCTGGTACGTGATCATCGCGGCCAAGCTCACACAGGCCGTGCTGCTGGACCTGCGCAAGAGGATCTTCCTGCACACCCAGCGCCTGAGCCTGGAGTTCCACGAGTCGTACACCTCAGGGCGCATCATCTCGCGTCAGACGAGCGACCTCGACTCGATCAAGGAGCTCCTCGACGGCGGCCTCAATGAGCTCGTATCGGGCGTTCTCTTCGGACTCTTCACCTTCATCGCCCTGTGTGTGTGGGACTGGCAGTCCGGGCTCATCCTGGCGATCGGCGGCGTGCCGCTGTTCTTCCTGATGCGCTGGTTCTACTCGCGCTCGCAGCTCGTCTACCGCGAGTCCCGCGTGATCAGCGCCAAGGTGATCGTCCAGTTCGTCGAGACCATGACGGGTATCCGCGCGGTGAAGGCGTTCCGCAAGGAGCCTCGTAACGACGCGGCCTTCGAGAAGATCGCCGGGGAGTACCGCGACGTCAACCGACGCTCGATGCTGCTGTTCGGCACGTTCGAGCCCGGGCTGATGGGTGTCGCAGCCCTCGTCCTCGGCATCGTGGTGATGTGGGGAGGCATCCGTGTCTCCGAAGGTGCTCTCACGGTCGGTGTGCTGCTGTCGGCGGTGCTGTACGTGCGCAACTTCTTCGCGCCGATGCAGGAGATCGCGATGTTCCTGAACTCCTACCAGTCGGCCACCGCGGCGCTCGAGAAGGTGTCGGGCGTGCTCGAGGAGGTGCCCACGGTTCCGGACCCCGAGAAGCCGGTGGATCTCTGGGAGTCTCGCGGGCACATCGAGTTCGACGAGGTGACGTTCGGGTACAACGGCGAGAAGACGATCCTGCCGAACTTCTCGCTCGACATCCCCGCGGGGCAGACGATCGCCCTCGTCGGCACGACCGGCGCGGGCAAGTCGACACTGGCGAAGCTCATCTCGCGGTTCTACGACCCCTCGATCGGAAAGGTGACGCTCGACGGCGTCGACCTGCGCAACCTGCATCCGAAGGATCTTCGCCGCGCCATCGTGATGGTGACGCAGGAGGCCTACCTGTTCAGCGGCACGGTCGCCGACAACATCGCCCTCGGAAAGCCCGACGCCTCGCTCGACGAGATCAGGGCGGCGGCGCGCGCGGTGGGCGCCGACGAGTTCATCTCGTCGCTGCCCGACGGCTACGGCACCGACGTGAACAAGCGCGGCGGTCGCGTCTCGGCGGGTCAGCGTCAGCTGATCTCGTTCGCCCGCGCCTTCCTCGCCGATCCGGCGGTGCTGATCCTCGACGAGGCCACGGCGTCGCTCGACATCCCGTCGGAGCGCCTGATCCAGGACGCTCTGCAGACGCTGCTGAAGGACCGCACGGCTATCATCATCGCGCACCGCCTGTCGACGGTCGCGATCGCCGATCGGGTGCTGGTGATGGAGCACGGCAAGATCATCGAGGACGACACACCCGAGGCGCTGATCAGCGGCACGGGCAAGTTCGCCCAGCTGCACGCCGCCTGGCAGCAGACCCTGGTCTGA
- a CDS encoding GH1 family beta-glucosidase — protein MTLSPADDYRGSGLVLPEGFTFGSATASYQIEGAADEDGRTPSIWDTFSKTPGKVWNGDTGDVACDHYHRVDEDLDLMADLGLEAYRFSIAWPRIVPASGGAVNQAGIDFYSRLVDGLLERGIKPVATLYHWDLPQYLEDAGGWTSRATTDAFEQYASIMGAALGDRVQTWTTLNEPWCSAYLGYGQGGHAPGRHEPASALAAVHHLNLAHGRALQALRATSTGDPDYSVTLNFHVLRGVGDGADEATRRIDALANRAFTHPMLRGEYPTDLLDDTASVTDWSFVQDGDLAAINQPIDVLGVNYYSTATVRLWDGVSEKQQNDGHKGAAGGTAWPGSDRLVEFVEQPGPYTAMGWNIAPEGLEELLVSLSEQFPGQPLMVTENGAAFDDAVAEDGSVRDPERTDYLRRHFTAAHRALERGVDLRGYFVWSLLDNFEWGYGYAKRFGIVRVDFDTLERTVKDSGRWYRELIASRTIGA, from the coding sequence GTGACTCTCTCTCCTGCCGATGACTACCGCGGATCCGGACTCGTGCTGCCCGAGGGGTTCACGTTCGGATCGGCTACCGCCTCGTACCAGATCGAGGGGGCGGCCGACGAAGACGGGCGCACGCCGTCGATCTGGGACACGTTCAGCAAGACACCGGGGAAGGTGTGGAACGGCGACACCGGCGACGTGGCCTGCGACCACTACCACCGCGTCGACGAGGATCTCGACCTGATGGCGGACCTGGGGCTCGAGGCCTACCGCTTCTCCATCGCCTGGCCGCGGATCGTTCCGGCGTCCGGCGGGGCGGTCAACCAGGCCGGGATCGACTTCTACTCGCGGCTCGTCGACGGTCTGCTCGAGCGCGGCATCAAGCCGGTGGCGACCCTGTATCACTGGGATCTGCCGCAGTATCTGGAGGATGCAGGCGGGTGGACCTCGCGAGCGACGACCGACGCCTTCGAGCAGTACGCCTCGATCATGGGCGCGGCGCTCGGCGATCGCGTGCAGACCTGGACGACGCTCAACGAGCCGTGGTGCTCGGCCTACCTGGGTTACGGTCAGGGGGGCCATGCGCCGGGGCGCCACGAACCGGCATCCGCTCTCGCTGCGGTCCATCATCTCAACCTCGCTCACGGGCGCGCGCTGCAGGCGCTGCGCGCCACGTCGACCGGCGACCCCGACTACTCGGTGACGCTGAACTTCCATGTACTGCGCGGTGTCGGGGACGGCGCAGACGAAGCCACGCGCCGGATCGATGCTCTGGCGAATCGCGCCTTCACGCACCCGATGCTCCGCGGCGAGTACCCGACGGATCTTCTCGACGACACAGCATCCGTCACCGACTGGTCGTTCGTGCAGGACGGAGACCTCGCCGCGATCAATCAGCCGATCGACGTGCTGGGGGTGAACTACTACTCCACCGCCACGGTGCGGTTGTGGGATGGGGTATCGGAGAAGCAGCAGAACGACGGCCACAAGGGCGCGGCAGGCGGAACCGCGTGGCCGGGAAGCGATCGGCTCGTGGAATTCGTCGAGCAGCCGGGTCCGTACACCGCGATGGGCTGGAACATCGCGCCCGAGGGCCTCGAGGAGCTTCTCGTCTCGCTGTCCGAGCAGTTCCCCGGGCAGCCGCTGATGGTCACCGAGAACGGCGCCGCGTTCGATGACGCGGTCGCCGAAGACGGCTCCGTCCGCGATCCCGAGCGCACCGACTATCTGCGGCGGCACTTCACCGCGGCGCACCGAGCACTCGAACGCGGCGTCGACCTGCGGGGCTACTTCGTGTGGTCGCTGCTCGACAACTTCGAATGGGGATACGGGTACGCCAAGCGGTTCGGCATCGTGCGCGTCGACTTCGACACGCTCGAGCGCACCGTGAAGGACTCGGGCCGCTGGTACCGCGAGCTCATCGCCTCACGCACGATCGGCGCCTGA
- the yicI gene encoding alpha-xylosidase, with product MKFTDGFWQLRPGVTALYAQEAYDIAETSDTPDGPGIVITAPTMVIAKRGDTLNRAVLTTTLSSPAEGVIRVRVAHHEGGRWHGGFDLPGSGSGEPTVSTAESGGVLDAGSLVARIIPGAPWDLAFEVDGRRVTGSGHKAQGYVRLASGAQVDAGIVDNAREGGSAPGGSTFLHEQLDLGVGELIYGLGERFGPLVKNGQSVDIWNADGGTSSEQAYKSIPFHLSSRGYGVLVNDPGHVSYEIGSESVERVQFSVSGEVLEYFVIAGPTPKEVLGRYTALTGRPPVVPAWSYGLWLSTSFTTDYDEQTVNSFIDEMAARELPVSVFHFDCFWMREFQWCDFEWDPRVFPDPEGMLSRLHEKDLRVCVWINPYIAQRSPLFREAADQGFLVTRPDGTVWQWDLWQAGMGLVDFTNPAATAWYQGHLRRLLDQGVDCFKTDFGERIPTEVVWADGSDPVRMHNLYTDLYNRAVHDVLTDARGAEDAVLFARSATAGGQSMPVHWGGDSTSTYTSMAETLRGGLSLALSGFAFWSHDIGGFEGTPDAGVFKRWTAFGLLGSHSRFHGSSSYRVPWAFDEEAVDVTRRFTHLKMQLMPYLYQQGIDASRSGIPLMRPMQLEFPGDPAVGYLDRQYMLGSSLLVAPVFSEDGSVEFYLPEGEWTSLLSGETVSGGGWRRETHSFDSLPLYVRPGTALPWGARTDRPDYDYHDGLKLRVFPGGSGSASVTVTSPDGREKIYETDLTEVTR from the coding sequence ATGAAGTTCACCGACGGGTTCTGGCAACTGCGTCCAGGCGTCACCGCGCTCTACGCGCAGGAGGCCTACGACATCGCCGAGACCAGCGACACCCCCGACGGACCCGGCATCGTCATCACGGCACCCACCATGGTCATCGCGAAACGCGGTGACACGCTGAACCGCGCGGTGCTGACGACGACGCTCTCCTCCCCCGCCGAAGGCGTCATCCGCGTGCGGGTCGCCCATCATGAGGGCGGCCGCTGGCACGGAGGCTTCGACCTTCCCGGTTCTGGTTCTGGTGAACCGACCGTGTCGACCGCGGAATCCGGCGGCGTCCTCGACGCCGGATCTCTCGTCGCACGGATCATCCCCGGGGCACCCTGGGATCTCGCCTTCGAGGTCGACGGGCGACGCGTCACCGGAAGCGGCCACAAGGCGCAGGGCTACGTGCGTCTGGCGTCCGGCGCACAGGTGGACGCGGGGATCGTCGACAACGCGCGAGAGGGCGGAAGTGCGCCGGGCGGATCGACTTTCCTGCACGAGCAGCTGGACCTCGGGGTCGGCGAGCTGATCTACGGCCTCGGCGAGCGCTTCGGCCCGCTGGTGAAGAACGGCCAGTCTGTCGACATCTGGAACGCCGACGGCGGGACATCCAGCGAGCAGGCATACAAGAGCATCCCGTTCCATCTGTCGAGTCGCGGCTACGGCGTTCTGGTGAACGACCCCGGTCACGTCTCATACGAGATCGGCTCGGAATCGGTCGAGCGGGTGCAGTTCTCGGTGTCGGGCGAAGTGCTCGAGTACTTCGTGATCGCGGGCCCCACCCCCAAAGAGGTGCTCGGGCGCTATACGGCCCTCACAGGACGACCGCCGGTGGTGCCCGCCTGGTCGTACGGCCTGTGGCTATCGACGAGCTTCACGACCGACTACGACGAGCAGACCGTGAACTCGTTCATCGACGAGATGGCGGCGCGTGAGCTGCCGGTGTCGGTGTTCCACTTCGACTGCTTCTGGATGCGCGAGTTCCAATGGTGCGACTTCGAATGGGACCCGCGGGTGTTCCCCGACCCCGAGGGCATGCTCTCGCGGCTGCACGAGAAGGATCTGCGGGTCTGCGTGTGGATCAACCCGTATATCGCGCAGCGCTCGCCCCTGTTCCGCGAGGCCGCCGATCAGGGATTCCTGGTCACGCGGCCCGATGGCACCGTCTGGCAGTGGGATCTCTGGCAGGCGGGGATGGGACTCGTCGACTTCACGAACCCGGCTGCGACGGCCTGGTACCAGGGGCACCTTCGTCGGCTGCTCGACCAGGGCGTCGACTGCTTCAAGACCGACTTCGGCGAGCGCATCCCCACAGAGGTCGTCTGGGCGGACGGCTCGGACCCCGTGCGGATGCACAATCTGTACACCGACCTGTACAACCGGGCGGTGCACGACGTGCTGACCGATGCACGCGGGGCGGAGGATGCGGTGCTCTTCGCCCGTTCGGCGACGGCCGGCGGACAGAGCATGCCGGTGCACTGGGGCGGCGACTCGACCTCGACGTACACCTCGATGGCGGAGACGCTGCGCGGCGGACTCTCGCTCGCCCTGAGCGGCTTCGCGTTCTGGAGTCACGACATCGGCGGATTCGAGGGGACGCCGGATGCCGGTGTGTTCAAGCGCTGGACGGCCTTCGGCCTGCTCGGCTCGCACTCGCGGTTCCACGGATCGAGCTCGTATCGGGTTCCGTGGGCCTTCGATGAGGAGGCCGTCGACGTGACGCGTCGATTCACACACCTCAAGATGCAGTTGATGCCGTACCTCTATCAGCAGGGCATCGACGCCTCACGCTCAGGCATTCCCTTGATGCGACCGATGCAACTGGAGTTCCCCGGCGACCCGGCGGTCGGCTACCTCGATCGGCAGTACATGCTCGGGTCGAGTCTGCTCGTCGCACCGGTGTTCTCGGAAGACGGGAGTGTCGAGTTCTATCTGCCTGAGGGCGAATGGACGTCGCTGCTGAGCGGCGAGACCGTCTCGGGCGGGGGCTGGCGCCGAGAGACCCACTCGTTCGACTCGCTCCCGCTGTACGTGCGACCAGGCACGGCACTCCCCTGGGGTGCCCGCACCGACAGACCCGACTATGACTATCACGACGGCCTGAAGCTCCGGGTGTTCCCTGGCGGATCGGGCTCGGCGTCCGTGACCGTGACGAGCCCGGACGGCCGTGAGAAGATCTACGAAACCGACCTGACCGAGGTGACCCGGTGA
- a CDS encoding carbohydrate ABC transporter permease codes for MHATTAIVTGKPSKTRPRGGMTKKRPIDWLMLALVVIGALLVIAPFYLVLVNSFKSPVDYATSGPLALPETLDFGGIIKFWERVNFPEKVWNSIFIAGIVSVLAVVISMLNAFAIGIGRVRGRSWIVLLFLLANLLPQEALLYPLYYMFKSVGLYDNVWSVIIVFTVIQAAFGTYLLSSVYGTFPKEILEAASLDGASRWQILWRVVFPISRPTLSVLLIFFFIWTWNEFLIPLTFLASNANQTVPVAISVLQGDRLMDVTTTSASALLGIIPTLIFFLIFQRTLTRGITAGAVK; via the coding sequence ATGCACGCCACCACCGCCATCGTCACCGGAAAGCCGTCCAAGACCCGTCCCCGCGGCGGCATGACCAAGAAGCGTCCGATCGACTGGCTGATGCTCGCCCTCGTCGTGATCGGCGCCCTCCTGGTCATCGCGCCCTTCTACCTCGTGCTCGTCAACTCGTTCAAGTCGCCCGTCGACTACGCGACGTCTGGCCCCCTCGCCTTGCCCGAGACTCTCGACTTCGGCGGGATCATCAAGTTCTGGGAGCGCGTGAACTTCCCCGAGAAGGTGTGGAACTCGATCTTCATCGCCGGCATCGTCTCGGTGCTCGCCGTGGTGATCTCGATGCTGAACGCGTTCGCGATCGGCATCGGCCGTGTGCGCGGACGCAGCTGGATCGTGCTGCTGTTCCTTCTCGCGAACCTGCTCCCTCAGGAGGCGCTGCTCTACCCGCTGTACTACATGTTCAAATCCGTCGGTCTGTACGACAACGTGTGGTCGGTCATCATCGTCTTCACCGTCATCCAGGCGGCATTCGGCACCTACCTGCTGTCGTCGGTCTACGGCACCTTCCCGAAGGAGATCCTCGAGGCCGCCTCGCTCGATGGGGCGAGCCGCTGGCAGATCCTCTGGCGCGTCGTCTTCCCCATCAGCCGCCCGACCCTGTCGGTGCTGCTCATCTTCTTCTTCATCTGGACGTGGAACGAGTTCCTGATCCCGCTGACGTTCCTCGCCTCGAACGCGAACCAGACCGTCCCGGTCGCGATCAGCGTGCTGCAGGGCGACCGACTGATGGACGTCACGACGACGAGCGCCTCGGCGCTCCTCGGCATCATCCCCACGCTCATCTTCTTCCTCATCTTCCAGCGCACCCTCACACGCGGCATCACGGCAGGAGCAGTCAAGTAA
- a CDS encoding sugar ABC transporter permease: MSLVTRREGRAKLPPEEPSIPQRSGGTGAYWMYLLPGFVLLLVVVIVPLIWNVYLTFTKWKGVRAPEFIGLENWQKILTDSDFWTSFTNSVWMIIAMVVVPTIVGLIVAALLFDVVGRKFGGKVGSFLRATYYLPQILPIAVAGIVIGWIVRPGGDGALNQILAWFGIPAYDWLGQMPSALIVLMVVMVWVQLGYPVVVFMAALQRVDPELYEAAELDGANWFQRFSSITMSIIRPEIFVVTLTCTIAALKVFGPVYIITRGGPAGATLVPAYYAYQEFFTKRNVGYGATIATVLTIVVVIVSIIFIRVQNSLERKERAGL; the protein is encoded by the coding sequence ATGTCACTCGTCACACGCCGCGAGGGCCGCGCGAAGCTGCCGCCCGAAGAGCCGTCCATCCCGCAGCGCAGCGGCGGGACCGGGGCCTACTGGATGTATCTGCTGCCCGGCTTCGTGCTGCTGCTCGTCGTCGTCATCGTCCCGCTGATCTGGAACGTGTACCTGACCTTCACCAAGTGGAAGGGCGTGCGCGCACCGGAGTTCATCGGTCTCGAGAACTGGCAGAAGATCCTCACCGACAGCGACTTCTGGACGTCGTTCACGAACTCGGTGTGGATGATCATCGCGATGGTCGTCGTTCCGACCATCGTGGGCCTGATCGTCGCCGCTCTGCTCTTCGACGTGGTCGGACGCAAGTTCGGCGGCAAGGTCGGCAGCTTCCTGCGTGCCACGTACTACCTCCCGCAGATCCTCCCCATCGCGGTCGCCGGTATCGTGATCGGCTGGATCGTCCGTCCCGGCGGCGACGGCGCGCTCAACCAGATCCTCGCGTGGTTCGGCATCCCCGCCTACGATTGGCTCGGCCAGATGCCCTCAGCCCTCATCGTGCTGATGGTCGTCATGGTGTGGGTGCAGCTCGGCTACCCCGTCGTCGTCTTCATGGCGGCGCTGCAGCGGGTGGACCCCGAACTCTACGAGGCGGCCGAGCTCGACGGCGCGAATTGGTTCCAGCGGTTCTCTTCGATAACGATGAGCATCATCCGCCCCGAGATCTTCGTCGTGACGCTGACCTGCACGATCGCCGCACTGAAGGTCTTCGGCCCCGTGTACATCATCACGCGCGGCGGCCCGGCCGGCGCGACGCTCGTCCCTGCCTATTACGCGTACCAGGAGTTCTTCACCAAGCGGAACGTGGGCTACGGCGCGACGATCGCGACGGTGCTGACCATCGTCGTGGTGATCGTGTCGATCATCTTCATCCGCGTCCAGAACTCCCTCGAGCGCAAGGAAAGGGCAGGTCTGTGA